A section of the Agromyces aurantiacus genome encodes:
- a CDS encoding Lrp/AsnC family transcriptional regulator — MVGARLDEIDRRILAQLTEDARAPLVTLAARVHLSRNAVRQRIERMERDGVIAGYTVVRGRAEGEPHPVSAIVFVYRSDRMRGGQVLAELAAIPEVVRCDVLAGQFDLLVTLQADSMDRVGEIWERIAALPGVADTVTSVALTTVIDRTVA, encoded by the coding sequence ATGGTCGGAGCCCGGCTCGACGAGATCGATCGACGCATCCTCGCGCAGTTGACCGAGGATGCCCGCGCACCGCTCGTGACCCTCGCCGCCCGCGTGCACCTCTCGCGGAACGCGGTCCGGCAGCGCATCGAGCGGATGGAACGCGACGGCGTCATCGCGGGCTACACCGTCGTGCGGGGCCGAGCCGAGGGCGAGCCCCACCCGGTCTCCGCGATCGTGTTCGTCTACCGGTCCGACCGCATGCGCGGCGGCCAGGTGCTCGCCGAGCTCGCGGCCATCCCCGAGGTCGTGCGCTGCGACGTCCTCGCGGGGCAGTTCGACCTGCTCGTGACCCTCCAGGCCGACTCGATGGACCGGGTCGGCGAGATCTGGGAGCGCATCGCCGCCCTGCCCGGCGTGGCCGACACCGTGACCTCCGTCGCCCTGACGACCGTGATCGATCGCACGGTCGCCTGA
- a CDS encoding trans-sulfuration enzyme family protein codes for MPHARPDRRRPDSLSDLSMAVHAGNAPDRGHGALRVPIVMANSYELPDDPSAISWSATAPGLYTRNTGVNQAALEAKLAVLEGGEDAVALASGVAALHAVFFTHVRAGDHVVVSDVTYEATWRLWTELLPGRYGIEATFVDVSDLDAVRAAMRPETRLVCVEAIANPTTKVADIPAVAAIAHEHGAIVMVDSTFTPPPFYRPLADGADLVVHSLTKYINGHGDAMGGAVIGRRELIEPIKADAMVDVGGIISPFNAAQIQRGSVTLPLRLRQTFATAAVLAEHLAADPRVEYVAYPGLPSHPQHDLARRLFGDRGFGGMIAFAVRGGPDAQNRFVANLRLITSAFSLGHDDSLIVHVGTEGGRVAAYPEEFRTHGHLRLSVGIEDVADLVADLAAALDATFGAVDDGSAAHATDPAVVGAGV; via the coding sequence ATGCCGCACGCACGACCCGACCGCCGACGTCCGGACTCGCTCTCGGACCTCAGCATGGCGGTGCACGCGGGCAACGCGCCCGACCGCGGGCACGGGGCGCTGCGCGTGCCCATCGTCATGGCGAACTCCTACGAGCTGCCCGACGACCCGAGCGCGATCAGCTGGTCGGCGACGGCGCCGGGCCTCTACACGCGCAACACCGGCGTGAACCAGGCGGCGCTCGAGGCGAAGCTGGCCGTGCTCGAGGGCGGCGAGGATGCGGTCGCGCTCGCGAGCGGCGTCGCCGCGCTGCACGCCGTCTTCTTCACGCACGTGCGCGCGGGCGACCACGTCGTCGTGAGCGACGTCACCTACGAGGCCACCTGGCGGCTGTGGACCGAGCTGCTGCCCGGTCGGTACGGCATCGAGGCGACCTTCGTCGACGTGAGCGACCTCGATGCCGTCCGCGCGGCGATGCGGCCCGAGACCCGGCTGGTGTGCGTCGAGGCGATCGCGAACCCCACGACGAAGGTCGCGGACATCCCGGCCGTGGCCGCGATCGCCCACGAGCACGGCGCGATCGTCATGGTCGACTCGACGTTCACGCCGCCGCCGTTCTATCGGCCGCTCGCCGACGGCGCCGACCTCGTGGTGCACTCGCTGACCAAGTACATCAACGGGCACGGCGACGCGATGGGCGGCGCGGTCATCGGCCGCCGCGAGCTCATCGAGCCGATCAAGGCCGACGCGATGGTCGACGTCGGCGGCATCATCTCGCCGTTCAACGCCGCGCAGATCCAGCGCGGCTCGGTCACGCTGCCGCTGCGCCTGCGGCAGACGTTCGCCACTGCGGCGGTGCTGGCCGAGCACCTCGCCGCCGACCCGCGCGTCGAGTACGTCGCGTACCCGGGCCTGCCCTCGCACCCGCAGCACGACCTCGCGCGCCGCCTCTTCGGCGACCGCGGGTTCGGCGGCATGATCGCCTTCGCGGTCAGGGGCGGCCCCGACGCGCAGAACCGCTTCGTCGCCAACCTGCGGCTGATCACCTCGGCGTTCTCGCTCGGCCACGACGACTCGCTCATCGTGCACGTGGGCACAGAGGGCGGCCGGGTCGCCGCGTATCCCGAGGAGTTCCGCACGCACGGCCACCTGCGGCTCTCGGTCGGCATCGAGGACGTCGCCGACCTCGTCGCCGACCTCGCCGCCGCGCTCGACGCGACCTTCGGCGCCGTCGACGACGGGTCGGCCGCACACGCGACCGATCCCGCCGTCGTCGGCGCCGGGGTCTGA
- a CDS encoding NmrA family NAD(P)-binding protein: protein MTTTIAVIGATGKTGRRVAERLEQRGLDVRRLARGTSPTFDWDRPDGWRDALAGVDRAYAAYVPDLAAPGSDAAIRRLAETARDAGVRHLVLLSGRGEAAARRCEELLFASGLPATVVRASWFLQNFTEGMLRDAVDTGVLALPAGDVREPFVDVDDLADVVVEALTGTGHEGRVHEVTGPASLTMAEVAQLLTEAYGREVRYVAMGFDEFHGAVAAEAGPETATLLAELCREVFDGRNVRTTTGVLDALGRAPRAARTVFAEAARAEAAATAPR, encoded by the coding sequence ATGACCACCACCATCGCCGTCATCGGCGCCACCGGCAAGACCGGCCGTCGCGTCGCCGAGCGACTCGAGCAGCGCGGCCTCGACGTGCGGCGCCTCGCCCGGGGCACGTCGCCGACATTCGACTGGGACCGACCCGACGGATGGCGCGACGCGCTGGCGGGCGTCGACCGCGCGTACGCGGCCTACGTGCCCGACCTGGCCGCACCCGGCTCCGATGCCGCCATCCGCCGTCTCGCCGAGACGGCCCGCGACGCGGGCGTGCGGCACCTGGTGCTGCTCTCGGGGCGGGGCGAGGCCGCCGCTCGCCGCTGCGAGGAACTGCTCTTCGCGTCGGGCCTCCCGGCCACGGTCGTGCGCGCGAGCTGGTTCCTGCAGAACTTCACCGAGGGGATGCTGCGCGACGCCGTCGACACGGGCGTGCTCGCCCTGCCCGCCGGCGACGTGCGCGAGCCCTTCGTCGACGTCGACGACCTCGCCGACGTCGTGGTCGAGGCGCTCACGGGCACCGGCCACGAGGGGCGCGTGCACGAGGTGACCGGGCCGGCGTCGCTGACGATGGCCGAGGTCGCGCAGCTGTTGACCGAGGCGTACGGCCGCGAGGTGCGGTACGTGGCGATGGGGTTCGACGAGTTCCACGGGGCCGTCGCCGCCGAGGCCGGGCCGGAGACGGCCACGCTGCTCGCCGAGCTCTGCCGCGAGGTGTTCGACGGCCGCAACGTGCGCACCACGACCGGAGTGCTCGACGCGCTCGGGCGGGCGCCGCGCGCCGCGCGCACGGTCTTCGCGGAGGCGGCGCGGGCGGAGGCCGCCGCGACGGCGCCGCGGTGA
- a CDS encoding AraC family transcriptional regulator, whose protein sequence is MVNPRTSGARDDDADELGDGLHLLRFTGALYCRAELTAPWGVEFPRLDGYMTLPVVLAGRCVLEVGDERYPLEEGGAALITRGVPHLMRSGPDVATTPLFDIPAIRLGDTYEHMRHGGGGERTLVAYAAMRVDAPLTARLVAELPDVIRVGPGGGDELGAFTTVLRLLAREAESTEPGAEAVMSRLADVLAIQVVRRWLRDAEVQAGWLAALRDPHVGRAIRRMHARPDEDWTLVRLARVANLSRSAFAERFAALVGEPPMRYLAAWRLDQARVELTRTTDPIAAISARVGYTSESAFSRAFTRRHGVPPGAVRRAAPPSAAVGRVGAPG, encoded by the coding sequence ATGGTCAATCCCCGCACGTCCGGCGCCCGGGATGACGACGCCGACGAGCTCGGCGACGGCCTGCACCTGCTTCGCTTCACCGGCGCGCTCTACTGCCGCGCCGAGCTCACGGCTCCCTGGGGCGTCGAGTTCCCGCGCCTCGACGGCTACATGACGCTGCCCGTGGTCCTCGCCGGGCGCTGCGTGCTCGAGGTCGGCGACGAGCGGTACCCGCTCGAGGAGGGCGGCGCGGCGTTGATCACACGCGGTGTTCCCCACCTCATGCGCAGCGGTCCGGATGTCGCGACGACGCCGCTCTTCGACATCCCCGCCATCCGGCTCGGCGACACCTACGAGCACATGCGCCACGGCGGCGGGGGCGAGCGCACGCTCGTCGCGTACGCCGCGATGCGGGTCGACGCGCCGCTGACCGCCCGCCTCGTCGCGGAGCTCCCCGACGTGATCCGGGTCGGCCCGGGCGGGGGCGACGAGCTCGGCGCGTTCACGACCGTGCTGCGGCTGCTCGCCCGCGAGGCCGAATCGACCGAGCCCGGCGCGGAGGCCGTCATGAGCCGGCTGGCCGACGTGCTCGCCATCCAGGTCGTGCGCCGCTGGCTGCGCGACGCCGAGGTGCAGGCCGGATGGCTCGCCGCCCTCCGCGACCCGCACGTCGGCCGCGCCATCCGCCGCATGCACGCCCGCCCCGACGAGGACTGGACGCTCGTGCGCCTCGCCCGCGTCGCGAACCTCTCGCGCTCGGCCTTCGCCGAACGGTTCGCCGCGCTCGTGGGCGAGCCGCCGATGCGCTACCTCGCCGCGTGGCGCCTCGACCAGGCGCGCGTCGAGCTCACCCGCACGACCGACCCGATCGCCGCGATCTCGGCTCGCGTCGGCTACACCTCGGAGTCCGCGTTCAGCCGCGCCTTCACGCGGCGCCACGGCGTTCCGCCGGGCGCGGTCCGCCGCGCCGCACCTCCGTCGGCCGCGGTCGGCCGCGTCGGCGCGCCGGGGTAG
- a CDS encoding GNAT family N-acetyltransferase, translating into MPAPLHVADPILTDRLDLRRPSAADLDDLHAVSSDPRLWLHYPAKRRVEPSETAEVIERWRREWEADGLSTWAVRVRGHDRVIGYGGCGKLGGGVVWNLGYRLAADQHGHGYATELAAEAMRMARLVDPDAPIVAYLLEHNTASARVATKLGMALVHRGPDAGNPDPAAIRLVYADRPLAPDELAAAMA; encoded by the coding sequence GTGCCCGCCCCGCTCCACGTCGCCGATCCCATCCTCACCGACCGCCTCGACCTGCGGCGCCCGTCGGCCGCCGACCTCGACGACCTCCACGCCGTCAGCAGCGATCCGCGGCTCTGGCTGCACTACCCCGCCAAGCGACGCGTCGAGCCGTCCGAGACGGCGGAGGTCATCGAACGCTGGCGGCGCGAGTGGGAGGCCGACGGGCTCAGCACGTGGGCGGTCCGGGTCCGCGGGCACGACCGGGTGATCGGCTACGGCGGCTGCGGCAAGCTGGGCGGCGGCGTGGTCTGGAACCTCGGCTACCGGCTCGCGGCCGACCAGCACGGCCACGGCTACGCGACCGAGCTCGCCGCCGAGGCGATGCGGATGGCGCGGCTCGTCGACCCCGATGCCCCGATCGTCGCGTACCTGCTCGAGCACAACACCGCCTCGGCGAGGGTCGCGACCAAGCTCGGGATGGCGCTCGTGCACCGCGGGCCCGACGCGGGCAACCCCGACCCGGCCGCCATCCGGCTCGTCTACGCGGATCGACCGCTCGCGCCCGACGAGCTCGCCGCGGCGATGGCCTGA
- a CDS encoding zinc-ribbon domain-containing protein, producing MFFFVGVFPRERELAVASLRCDHCHEEAAQHVVESGSRLWVFFVPLFTFARRYVMVCANCGWTTEVSREFATRLERAATQERPPR from the coding sequence GTGTTCTTCTTCGTCGGCGTGTTCCCGCGCGAGCGCGAGCTCGCCGTAGCGAGCCTGCGCTGCGATCACTGCCACGAGGAGGCGGCCCAGCACGTCGTCGAGAGCGGCAGCCGCCTCTGGGTGTTCTTCGTGCCGCTCTTCACGTTCGCGCGACGCTACGTGATGGTGTGCGCGAACTGCGGGTGGACCACCGAGGTGAGTCGCGAGTTCGCGACGCGGCTCGAGCGCGCCGCCACCCAGGAGCGGCCGCCGCGCTGA
- a CDS encoding Lrp/AsnC family transcriptional regulator encodes MDAVDRRILAELQHDGRLSLTELAERVRLSMSPTHRRLRALEASGAITGYRAVIDPDAVGLGFGALVFVTMAQANRDTVPAFDAAVAEIPEVIQALRLFGDPDYLLRVAVPDLRAYERLWDEQLSALPGVARVQSTLVMKTVVDDRPLPL; translated from the coding sequence ATGGACGCCGTCGACCGGAGAATCCTTGCCGAACTGCAGCACGACGGCCGGCTGAGCCTCACCGAGCTCGCCGAGCGCGTGCGGCTCAGCATGTCGCCCACGCACCGGCGACTGCGCGCGCTCGAGGCATCCGGGGCCATCACCGGGTACCGCGCGGTGATCGACCCCGACGCCGTGGGCCTGGGCTTCGGCGCGCTCGTGTTCGTCACGATGGCGCAGGCCAACCGCGACACCGTGCCCGCGTTCGACGCGGCGGTCGCCGAGATCCCCGAGGTCATCCAGGCGCTGCGCCTCTTCGGCGACCCCGACTACCTGCTGCGCGTCGCGGTGCCCGACCTCCGCGCCTACGAGCGGCTCTGGGACGAGCAGCTCTCGGCGCTGCCCGGCGTGGCCCGCGTGCAGTCGACGCTCGTGATGAAGACCGTGGTCGACGACCGCCCGCTGCCGCTCTGA
- a CDS encoding LysE family translocator — protein sequence MDVQLLLACSVMMTLMVLLPGPDWAYLIAAGLRERTILPSLAGILLGYLVTVAAVAIGVGALVAAAPGIIVALTLAAAAYLTYLGVRVLRAPPALAAVAPEAAATGRGAGAGGADGEPSARPWLRLLQGAGVSGLNPKGLLVLVVLLPQFTDAAGDWPIPVQLAVLGLIFVGACALVYSAVGYGARTVLRLRPSAMQLVSRISGAAMVVLAVVLVVEQAAHLFGG from the coding sequence GTGGACGTCCAGTTGCTGCTCGCGTGCTCGGTGATGATGACGCTCATGGTGCTGCTGCCCGGGCCCGACTGGGCCTACCTCATCGCCGCCGGCCTGCGCGAGCGCACCATCCTGCCCTCGCTCGCGGGGATCCTCCTCGGCTATCTCGTGACGGTCGCCGCGGTCGCGATCGGCGTCGGCGCGCTCGTCGCGGCCGCGCCGGGGATCATCGTCGCGCTGACGCTCGCCGCGGCGGCCTACCTGACCTACCTCGGAGTGCGCGTGCTGCGCGCACCGCCCGCGCTTGCGGCGGTCGCGCCGGAGGCCGCGGCCACCGGGCGCGGTGCCGGTGCGGGCGGGGCGGACGGCGAGCCATCCGCCCGGCCCTGGCTGCGACTGCTGCAGGGCGCGGGCGTCAGCGGCCTCAACCCGAAGGGGCTCCTGGTGCTGGTCGTGCTGCTGCCCCAGTTCACGGATGCCGCGGGGGACTGGCCGATCCCGGTGCAACTGGCGGTGCTCGGCCTGATCTTCGTCGGCGCGTGCGCGCTGGTCTACTCGGCCGTCGGCTACGGCGCCCGGACGGTGCTGCGTCTCCGGCCGTCGGCGATGCAGCTCGTCTCCCGGATCTCGGGCGCGGCGATGGTCGTGCTGGCGGTCGTGCTCGTCGTCGAGCAGGCGGCGCATCTCTTCGGCGGGTGA
- a CDS encoding nuclear transport factor 2 family protein, whose protein sequence is MGDVTTDVRGKADLVIERLAAALNDHDLDRMVALMHPDYDSRQPAHPVRAFVGREQVRANWAAMFAGIPDFRAEVVRSVHDGPLNWSEWAWHGTRTDGTPFEVRGVTLFEVREGLIVAGTLYVEEVDDVPVKIEDAVQGLSGARPASAR, encoded by the coding sequence ATGGGCGATGTCACGACCGACGTGCGCGGCAAGGCCGACCTCGTCATCGAGCGGCTCGCCGCCGCGCTGAACGATCATGACCTGGATCGGATGGTCGCGCTCATGCATCCCGACTACGACAGCCGGCAGCCCGCCCACCCGGTTCGGGCGTTCGTCGGCCGCGAGCAGGTCCGTGCGAACTGGGCGGCCATGTTCGCGGGCATCCCCGACTTCCGGGCCGAGGTCGTCCGCTCGGTGCATGACGGGCCGCTGAACTGGTCCGAGTGGGCCTGGCACGGGACTCGCACGGACGGAACGCCATTCGAGGTCCGCGGCGTGACCCTGTTCGAGGTCCGCGAGGGACTCATCGTCGCGGGCACCCTGTACGTCGAGGAGGTCGACGACGTCCCGGTCAAGATCGAGGACGCCGTCCAGGGGTTGTCCGGCGCTCGTCCCGCGTCGGCTCGCTGA
- a CDS encoding SDR family NAD(P)-dependent oxidoreductase — MTKRDGGGAMLLEDKVAVIHGGGGSIGSAAARVFAREGARLFLAGRSLPRLEAAAAAASAHGAEVSVAVVDAMDQDAVDRHVAEVTEAAGRIDVALNAVGFDHVQGRAIGDTSLEEYLHPVTGYLQTNFVTAKAVSRPMIAQGSGVILTISTPGARLTGRGLIGNAAQSAGLEGFSRALAGELGPAGVRVVCVRPHAMSDALETSYTSEMFGRIADDSGTPMWQWLDGLVGMTLLGRLPVLDEVAEYLAFAASDRAGSMTGAIANLSAGALVD; from the coding sequence ATGACCAAGAGGGATGGAGGCGGCGCGATGCTGCTGGAGGACAAGGTGGCCGTGATCCACGGCGGCGGCGGATCGATCGGAAGCGCGGCAGCGCGGGTCTTCGCGAGGGAGGGCGCGCGGCTGTTCCTCGCCGGGCGGAGCCTGCCGCGACTCGAGGCGGCGGCGGCCGCCGCGAGCGCCCACGGAGCCGAGGTCTCGGTCGCCGTCGTCGACGCGATGGACCAGGACGCGGTCGACCGGCACGTCGCCGAGGTGACCGAGGCGGCGGGTCGCATCGATGTCGCGCTGAACGCCGTGGGCTTCGACCACGTGCAGGGGCGGGCGATCGGCGACACGTCGCTCGAGGAGTACCTGCATCCGGTGACCGGCTACCTGCAGACGAACTTCGTCACGGCGAAGGCGGTCTCGCGGCCCATGATCGCGCAGGGCAGCGGCGTGATCCTCACGATCTCGACCCCGGGCGCACGACTCACCGGCCGCGGGCTCATCGGCAACGCCGCCCAGTCGGCCGGCCTCGAGGGGTTCTCGCGGGCGCTCGCCGGCGAGCTGGGTCCGGCGGGCGTGCGCGTGGTCTGCGTGCGACCGCACGCGATGTCGGACGCGCTTGAGACCTCGTACACGAGCGAGATGTTCGGCCGCATCGCCGACGACAGCGGCACGCCGATGTGGCAGTGGCTCGACGGCCTGGTCGGCATGACCCTGCTCGGCCGGCTCCCCGTGCTCGACGAGGTCGCGGAGTACCTCGCGTTCGCGGCATCCGACCGCGCCGGTTCGATGACGGGCGCGATCGCCAACCTCTCGGCGGGCGCGCTCGTCGACTGA
- a CDS encoding RNA polymerase sigma factor, which translates to MTPPSRTPPGAGAGGGRDAAHAAAAHAARESFARLVAVLAARTGDLALAEDALADAFAAALERWPSSGIPDNPEGWLITVARNRQRDVWKSAAARTSTPLGEADGAAEDPFEAIDPLRIPDRRLELCFTCAHPAIDPAARTPLILQAVLGFDAAHIAAAYAVPTATMAQRLTRAKRRIARARIPFVVPDRRDLPERLPAVLEAVYGCSAITWRDDADSLAGEARHLAVTLARLLDREPEAWALAALVTLSLARPRSGPYVPLEEQSPATWDAELIDEGEAHLRRAAALRGPAAPGRFELEAAIQAVHLDRRRTGAVDWAALRTLYSALLSVAPSLGARVAAAAVVGRTDGAPAGLAALPPGGESFQPWWATRADLLRRAGRTGEAELAYSRAIELARDPEVRAFLEARRAEVRST; encoded by the coding sequence GTGACCCCACCGTCGCGGACGCCTCCCGGCGCCGGCGCGGGCGGCGGTCGCGACGCCGCCCACGCCGCCGCCGCGCACGCCGCCCGCGAGTCCTTCGCGCGCCTGGTCGCCGTGCTCGCCGCGCGTACGGGCGACCTCGCGCTGGCCGAGGACGCCCTGGCCGACGCCTTCGCGGCCGCGCTCGAGCGCTGGCCGTCGAGCGGCATCCCCGACAACCCGGAGGGCTGGCTGATCACCGTGGCTCGGAACCGGCAGCGCGACGTGTGGAAGTCGGCCGCGGCGCGCACGAGCACGCCATTGGGCGAGGCGGATGGCGCGGCCGAGGATCCGTTCGAGGCGATCGACCCGCTCCGCATCCCCGACCGGCGCCTCGAACTGTGCTTCACGTGCGCCCACCCGGCGATCGATCCGGCCGCGCGCACGCCGCTGATCCTGCAGGCCGTGCTCGGCTTCGATGCCGCGCACATCGCGGCGGCGTACGCGGTGCCGACGGCGACCATGGCGCAGCGACTCACGCGCGCCAAGCGGCGCATCGCCCGCGCGCGCATCCCGTTCGTCGTGCCCGACCGGCGCGACCTGCCCGAACGCTTGCCCGCCGTGCTCGAAGCGGTCTACGGCTGCTCGGCGATCACCTGGCGCGACGATGCCGACTCGCTCGCGGGCGAGGCCCGCCATCTGGCCGTGACCCTCGCCCGGCTGCTCGACCGCGAGCCCGAGGCGTGGGCGCTCGCCGCGCTCGTGACCCTGTCGCTCGCACGCCCGCGCTCGGGCCCGTACGTCCCGCTCGAGGAGCAGTCGCCGGCGACCTGGGACGCGGAGCTCATCGACGAGGGCGAGGCCCACCTGCGCCGCGCCGCCGCCCTTCGCGGGCCGGCGGCGCCGGGACGGTTCGAGCTCGAAGCCGCCATCCAGGCGGTGCACCTCGACCGTCGGCGCACCGGCGCGGTCGACTGGGCGGCGCTCCGCACGCTCTACTCCGCGCTGCTCTCGGTCGCGCCGAGCCTCGGCGCACGGGTCGCCGCGGCGGCGGTGGTCGGGCGAACGGATGGCGCGCCCGCGGGCCTTGCGGCACTGCCGCCCGGCGGCGAGTCCTTCCAGCCGTGGTGGGCGACGCGCGCCGACCTGCTCCGCCGCGCGGGACGGACGGGCGAGGCAGAGCTCGCCTACTCCCGCGCGATCGAACTCGCGCGCGATCCTGAGGTGCGGGCGTTCCTCGAGGCGCGGCGGGCCGAGGTCCGATCGACCTAG
- a CDS encoding YciI family protein produces the protein MMRYTLLLHYAEESPETLGEEAIAEGMRRMAAWTATLHDAGVLLGAEVLQPSESTTTLRRAGDRLQVQDGPLIDAKEQLGGTVLIDVPDLDAAIAWASQAPALDWGGAVEVRPGGVHAVDGMWMPNG, from the coding sequence ATGATGCGCTACACGCTGCTGCTGCACTACGCCGAGGAGTCGCCCGAGACGCTGGGCGAGGAGGCCATCGCCGAGGGCATGCGACGGATGGCGGCCTGGACCGCCACCCTGCACGACGCCGGCGTGCTGCTCGGCGCCGAGGTCCTCCAGCCGAGCGAGTCGACCACGACGCTGCGCCGGGCCGGCGATCGGCTGCAGGTGCAGGACGGCCCGCTGATCGACGCCAAGGAGCAACTCGGCGGGACGGTCCTCATCGACGTGCCCGACCTCGACGCGGCGATCGCGTGGGCGTCGCAGGCACCCGCGCTCGACTGGGGCGGGGCCGTCGAGGTCCGGCCGGGCGGCGTCCATGCCGTCGACGGAATGTGGATGCCGAACGGGTGA
- a CDS encoding dihydrofolate reductase family protein has product MATITVFESVTLDGVMQAPGRPDEDDRGGFAHGGWAIPYQDDVAARFAGERMGVAGAMLFGRRTYEDVLGFWTSAGPNPFTEALVGARKYVVSRQSGLRLAYPNSTALIGEAAETVAALRRDVEGSITVLGSGELVRALLAAGLVDEMVLLQHPLVLGSGTRLLGSDRVALDLEHAVTTTTGVVIGQYAVR; this is encoded by the coding sequence ATGGCCACCATCACCGTGTTCGAGAGCGTCACGCTCGACGGCGTCATGCAGGCGCCCGGCCGACCCGACGAGGACGATCGCGGCGGCTTCGCCCACGGCGGGTGGGCGATCCCCTACCAGGACGACGTCGCCGCTCGGTTCGCCGGCGAGCGCATGGGCGTCGCCGGCGCGATGCTCTTCGGGCGACGCACGTACGAGGACGTGCTGGGGTTCTGGACGTCGGCCGGGCCGAATCCGTTCACCGAGGCGCTCGTCGGGGCGCGCAAGTATGTGGTGTCACGGCAATCCGGTCTCCGGCTCGCCTACCCGAATTCGACCGCGCTCATCGGGGAGGCCGCCGAGACGGTCGCGGCGCTGCGACGCGACGTCGAGGGGAGCATCACCGTCCTCGGCAGCGGCGAGCTGGTGCGGGCGCTGCTCGCGGCGGGGTTGGTCGACGAGATGGTGCTGTTGCAGCATCCGCTCGTGCTCGGCTCCGGCACGAGACTGCTCGGGAGCGACCGCGTCGCGCTCGACCTCGAGCACGCCGTCACGACCACGACCGGCGTGGTCATCGGCCAGTACGCTGTGCGATGA
- a CDS encoding MEDS domain-containing protein, giving the protein MEADDQRAAPVTFAGGLLDPYRHVCTFSRWPEEADPALDPFLVDGLTHGDRLLYLVDAAATAAPVNRLRHLGYDAGLLLKQRRCEVRTWTETYLRGGSFDQERVFGLLDGLLLDPTSPRIRLMCDMGWAVNREDVAEELIEFEARANFLHARHEHVVICTYDAAMFDGAFIIDVLRTHPLVLLGGVLHENPFFVDPAEFLEERGRRAVG; this is encoded by the coding sequence ATGGAAGCCGACGATCAGAGGGCAGCGCCGGTCACGTTCGCGGGCGGCCTGCTCGACCCCTATCGGCACGTGTGTACGTTCTCGCGTTGGCCCGAAGAGGCGGACCCTGCGCTGGACCCGTTCCTGGTCGACGGACTGACCCACGGCGATCGACTGCTGTACCTCGTCGATGCAGCGGCGACCGCGGCACCCGTGAATCGCCTCAGACATCTCGGATACGACGCCGGCCTGCTGCTGAAACAGCGCCGGTGCGAAGTGCGGACGTGGACCGAAACGTACCTCAGGGGTGGCAGCTTCGACCAGGAGCGGGTGTTCGGCCTGCTCGACGGTCTGCTGCTCGACCCGACGTCGCCTCGCATTCGGCTCATGTGCGACATGGGCTGGGCGGTGAACCGTGAGGATGTCGCCGAGGAACTGATCGAGTTCGAGGCCCGCGCCAACTTCCTCCATGCGCGGCACGAACACGTGGTGATCTGCACGTACGACGCTGCGATGTTCGACGGCGCCTTCATCATCGATGTCCTCCGAACGCACCCCCTGGTCCTCTTGGGTGGGGTGCTGCACGAGAACCCGTTCTTCGTCGACCCGGCCGAGTTCCTGGAGGAGCGCGGCCGGCGGGCGGTCGGGTGA